A stretch of DNA from Campylobacter concisus:
TAAAATTTCAACGTCGTCCTTTTTGAAATATAGCAAGCAGTAGCGGCGTTAGCACAGCGTGAGACTTGGCGTTTAGATCCGCAAGCTTGATGAGCGAGAAAAAATAATCCATCTCATCGCCGCTAAATTTATATCCGCTATCAACCGCCTTTGTCACGATAATGCCAACAAGCTCTTTTAGCTCGTTTTTGCCAAATTTTTGAGCTTGCTCGTCTGCGATCTTTTGATCGATAAAACTTGTTAGCTCTTTTAAGCTAAGCGATTTTAAATTTAGATCAAGAGTTATTTTTTGCTTTTTTGTGAGGTTATTTTCTATGAGCATTCTTGATCTAATCGTTGGTAGAAGTAAATTTTTACTCTGCGTTACTATTATAAATTTGATATTTCTTGGAGGCTCTTCGATGATCTTTAAAAGTGCATTTTGAGCCTCTGTTCTAAAAGAATTAGCATGTATTACTAAAATTTTTTCATCTTTTTCAGCAATGTATGCTTCTGCGATGACCTCCTTTGCATTTTCTAGCAAAAAATCATCACTTATATAAAATCTTAAATTATTTATACCAAACTCGTCTTCAAGCTTGGTTTTTAAATTTTCAAAATCGCTTGTAACGACGATTTTATTAAGCATTTAGAGTATCACCTTTGCAAAGAGCGCCGCATCGATGCTTTTATCAAAAATTTTGCAAAGACTTATTAGTTTAATGTCTAAATTTTCATCGCTTGAGCTAAGAGTAAAGCTATTTTGTGCCTGCTCGTCAAATAGCCACATATAACTATCCTCATCGCTTTTGGCTAAATTCGCATATTTATCAAGGCTCTTTCCGATATAAAAAAACAAGTATCCGTTTGGAAAAGCAAGACTTAGCATATCTTTTAGAAGCTGTTTTTGCTCATTTGTCTCTATCTCATCAAGCGATGGATAAAGCGATCTTAGGCTAAAAAATGGCAAAAACGGCCTTATGCTTTTTGAATGATTCATCTTTTTTAAAAGATAAATTTCAAACCATCTTCGCTCTTCATCACTTATAGTTATAAAAGCCCTTCCTTCAAGTAAAAATTTAAGCCTAGATGCGAGCAAAGGCGTCCATTCGACACGCCTTTCCTCCATCCAGCTCATCAAAGGACCTTCGTCCCTAATAGCCTTTAACGTCCACTGAATAAAATCTTGCATTATTTATCTAGCTTATAGGCATCATGAAGTACGCGAACCGCTAGCTCACCATATTTTTGATCGACGATCATTGAAATTTTTATCTCGCTTGTTGAGATCATTTGGATATTTATGCCCTCTTTTGCAAGCGTTTCAAATGCCAAACATGCTACGCCGCTATGGCTCTTCATGCCGACGCCAATAACTGAGACTTTTACGATCGCATCATCAAATTCTATATGTTTTGCAGCTGAGAGCTTTTGCATAGTCTCTTTTGCCAGTTCAAGCTCGTTTTGTGGCACTGTAAAGCCTAAATTTGTAGTGCCGTCATGTCCTACGTTTTGAATTATCATATCTACGTTTATGTTTTCATGAGCTAAAGCTGTAAAAATTTCTGCTGCGATGCCAGGCTTATCAACTACGCCCCTTAGTGTTACTCTTGCTTGATTTTTATCTAGTGCTATTCCGCTTACTAAAACTGCTTCCATATTGTCATCTTCCTTTGCTATTAATGTACCTTCGTTGTGATTAAAGCTACTTCTTGTAATGAGTTTTACATTTAGTTTTTTTGCCAGCTCGACTGAGCGATTTTGTAGTACCTTTGCTCCGGCAGAGGCGAGCTCAAGCATCTCATCGTAGCTTATTTGCTCTAGTTTTTTTGCCTTTTTTTCTATCCTTGGGTCAGTTGTATAAACTCCATCAACATCGGTAAAAATTTCGCATAGATCAGCATCAAGCGCCCCTGCTAATGCAACTGCACTAAGATCACTACCACCTCTACCAAGGGTTGTGATATTACCTTTTTCATCTATACCTTGAAAGCCAGCCACAACTACGATTTTGCCAGCTTTTAGCTCGGCTTTTAGCCTAGCAGTCTCTATCCTTTCGATCCTTGCTTTTGTATGAATATCATCAGTAATTATGCCTGCCATCGCACCTGTCATACCCACACACGCATAGCCTTTTGCATTAAGCGCAATCGTTAAAAGCGCGGTCGTTACTTGCTCTCCAGAGCTTAAAAGCATATCAGTGGCGACGCCATCTGGATGTTTTGAAAAATACTCACTATATTCAACCAATTGATTTGTAACTCCGCTCATCGCAGAAACTACCACAACTACGTCTGCACCGCTATTTTTTGTCTCAATGACTCTATTTGCCACAGCTTCGATGCGTTCAAGTGTTCCTACGCTAGTTCCGCCAAATTTTTGAACGATTAACATCAAAAATATCCTTTCTCTTTAAAATAACTCAAAACCTTTTCATAAATAGGTTTTTTAAAGTGATTTATATTTTCTAAACTTCTACCAAAATCTACAAATTTATACTCGCTAAACTCTGGATGCTCTGTCTTTAAATTTATGCTGGCACCATTTTTAAGTCTAACCAAAAAATATTTTTGTGTCTGTCCATCAAATGGATAAAATTTCTTTGTCGCGTTTGCTGGAAAGTCGTAGCTTAGCCACTGCGGATACTCATCTAAGATATCGATTTTATCAGTTCCGATCTCTTCTTTAAGCTCCCTTTTTAAGGCCTGCTTTGGACTCTCACCTTCATCTATTCCACCTTGAGGAAACTGCCAAATATCGTCCATATCCACCCTTTTTGCGACTAAAATTTCACATTTAAATGGATACAAGCTAGACAAAATAACAGCTGCCACATTTGGTCTGTATTTTTTTTGCATGATTTTTCCAAAAATTTTATTTGGGATAATAACTAAAAAGAGTTAAGAGATAGATAAATAAGACTACTTTTTACGACGTTTGTAGTAAATCACACAGCCACTAAAAAGTAGCACGCCAACTCCACAAGAAGCCATAAAAAAGATAACTTTTCCAGCCTCTCCGAATGTATATCCAGCGTGCAAATCAAGCATAAATTTATAAATTTCAAAAGATTTTGGCATGGTGTTTTTTAAAATTTCTCCACTTGCCGTATCGACCGCAAGCCTAACGCCATCACTCTCACTAGCACCTTTTGGCAAGTAAAAGATCATAAATTTTACGCCGTCTTTATTGAGAATAAAATTTAAAGCGTCAAATTCATTTCCAAATTTTAAAGTAAAAATTTCATAAGCTTTTTTAAGATTTTCTACCTTTTGCCCATCATTTAGACTAAAGCCATTTTTGCTAGTAAAATTTGGCTTTTTAAAGACCTTCTCTTCGCCACAAATTTGATTTATAGCCTTAGCAAAGTTCTCATAAGAAAAGTATAGACCGCTAATACAGATAATAAGCAAAATGACCCCCAAATAAAGCCCTAAAAATCCGTGCAGCGAATATAAAAATGCAAATTTCTTTGCCTTTAGATTTAGCTTAAAGGCGCTAATAAATTTACTTCTAAATCTCCAAAAATGTATTAGCACTCCGGTTATTAAAATCACAAGTAGTGCAAGCGTCGAAATCGCCACTAGCTCACTTGCGATTTTAGATAAATTTTCATTTTTAAATAGAGCTAGTCCTAGATTTTTATGTAAATTTAAAGCTAGGCCTATAAATTTTTCCACACTATTTTCAGAGACTACCTCGCCCGTATATGGATCTATAAAGAACGACTTAAACTCGCCATTCTCACTTGTGCCGCTTACTACATAAGCTCTATTTGCCTCGCCTTTTATCTTTATATAACTAAGGTTAAAATTTGGCCAGGTCTTACTAAAGACCTTTAAAATTTCATCTATTTTTAAAGCACTTTTATTAGTTGCTATATCTATCTTATCTTTGCTAAAAGCTTCAATTACCTCATCGTGATACGAAATAATCGCTCCACTAATTGAGATTATCAAAAGTGGCAAAGCAAAGATAAGAGCTAAAATTAAGTGAAATTTCCGCCAAATTTTAAACATTTTAAAACTTTAGATTAAAGCCAAGTTCGATCTTTTGCCCATCGGCTATTAAGATATCATATCCGTTTGATCTTGTCGTAAAAAACTCGTTAAAGAGATTATAAACGCTTAGGTTTAGGCTGAAATTTTTAGTTACATTGTAGTTTATGCCAAGATCCGCAATAACGTAAGCTCTCATATCATTAGCATAGTTAAAAGAGTTTTTAGTTCTACCATAGTAATTTATCTGTGACCAGAAATTTAGCCATCTATTTAGCTCGTAGTTCGCTCCAAATTTAAATGTATGAAGCGGATAGTTGTTTAAGGTTTTACCAGCTTCTGGTCCATCTTTTTGTTTTGATTTTGTATAAACATAGCTTTGATTTAGTCTAAGAGCATTTGTTACCTGCCACTCATTTGTTAGCTCAACTCCGTAAATTTCAGCTTTACCGATATTTATACTCTCCCAAATACCATTTGGATAAATTTTGCCTTTATGCCTGCAAACACTGCCTCTTGAGCATATAGGCCTGTAACTTAGCATATCTTTAAAACTTGTGTAAAAGCCAGTTAAAGACGTTTCAAAACCTTCATTGTTATTATAAACGCCACCAAATTCATAACTTACGCTTGTCTCTGGCTTAAGGCTGCTTCTACCAAGCTGTGCTCCACGTCCTCCGGCAAATGGCAAAGCAAGATCTTGCGTGCGTTGCTTGATATCAGGTGTCGCATAACCTGTGCTAACTCCACCCTTTAAGGCGAAAAAGTCGTTTAAGTTATAGATACCATAAATTCTTGGTGAAACGTGCGAGCCATAGTTCTCATCGTAGTTATAGCGAATTCCTGTGCTTAAAATGAAGTCTTTTATAAGGCGATAATCATCTTCAGCATAGACCGAATAATCATACCTATTTACATTCGCAGCGTCCGCTGTGGTTGCCTTTTCATCAAGTTTTTCTTTTTTAGCATTTAGTCCTAAAGTAAAGGCGTTATTATCAGTAAAATATGAGCCTTTTGTATCAAAATTTAGAGTCTTTAGCGTCAAATTTTGTTGTGCTATCTCTTTTATCTTGCCGTAAGATAAATAGCTTTGAAGCAAGATATTATCAAGCCTTGCTTCGTGGCTTAAATTTATCACATCGCCCTTTATCCTCTCACTAGCAACTGAGTTGGTGCCAGTTGATAGTGTTTTGCCTTTAGTTCTTTTATATTTCACATCGCTTCTTGCAAGCTCAAGCGTAAGATCATTATTTTCATTTGGCTTTAAAAAGAGCTTCGCACCAAAATTTCTATCCTTTTGCTCTCTATTTGCGTAAGAAATTTTATCTTCTGATTTATTTAAATTTTTACCATAAACAGAAACACTTAAAACATCGTCAATTAATCCAGAGTGCAAATAAAGACTATTGTAAAGCTCGCCACTTATATTTTTATTTCTTGCAAATTTATAGCTTGAGCCAAGATTTGCACCAAATTCATTACTAAACTCATCTGTAATGATATTTATAACTCCACCAAGTGCATCACTTCCATAAAGTGAGCTCATAGGGCCGCGTATTACTTCGATACGACTTATCGCACTTGCTGGCGGGATGAAACTATATGAGCCTCCAACGCTTCTAAGTCCTTTATAGGCGTTATCGCCTGGTACTGGCATGCCATTTACTAAAATTTTAGTAAATCTTGGAGAGAATCCACGTATAGAAATTCCTCGTCTATTTGCCGCTTCGGGAGTCGTTCCAAAAAGACTTGGGATATCCTTGGTCATACTCTCGATATCTTTGTGATTTTTCTTTTCTAATGCCTCTTTGGTTATAACGCTAAGCGTTGCTGGTGCGTCTTTGATATTTTGCTCAAATCCTGTCGCACTCACTACTTTAACCTCTGGTAGAACCTTATCTTCATTTGCAAAAAGCGGTAAATTTATAAAAATTGCCGCACAAATAGAAATTTTTAATGCACTTTTCACAAAAACTCCTTATAAAAATTTAATGCACATTTTACTAAAATTAAATAATCGTTATCAATATCATACGTAACGCTAAAGGGATTAAATTTAACGCTTGAGGGATAAAATGATAAATTTAGACAAAAAATATGGAACGAGCAAGATATCTCAAAAGGAAAAACAAGTAAGCGTGGAGTTTTTCAAGCAAAGCAGTGGTATTAGCTATCTAAAAAGTGAAATTTTATGTAATGGCAGGATAAAAAGAGATCGTCATAAGTCTAAAAAATACCTATTTTTAATGTTTAATGAGGATAAAAACGATCTTTGCTTTAAACTTGATAGAAAAGAGTATATTTTAAACAAAGATGAATTTTGCATTGGGCTTGTTAATGACGATTTTAAAGGTGTCTTTGAGTATCAAAATAAATTTTATAAGACAAAAACACTACTTTTTGACGAAAGCTACGCAAATAAGCTTGAGATATTTGCTGGACTTAGATTTGATGATAAATTTGAGCTTTTAAAACACAAAAAAGATTTAGCTCAAATTTGCGTTTTAAATGAACTTGATACGACAAATTTATATGAAGGCGCGATGAGAGAAATTTTTACCGAGTCAAAAATTTTAGAGCTTATTTATAAAAGTAAAATACGAAAAGAGAGCGAATTTTCACTTAACAGTGACGAAGAAAAGACTCTTTTAAAGGCTAAAACGATCTTATTAAGCCGTATGCAAAATCCTCCAAGCATCAAAGAGCTAGCTCATCTTTGTGGCACAAATGACTTTTGGCTAAAGAAAAATTTTAAGCTATTTTTCAAAGATACGATCTATCAGCTCTTAGCAAAAGAGCGCCTAAAGCTCGCTTTTACTCTTTTAGAGCAAAACGATATCAGCATAAAAGAAGCTGCAAGTATCGTAGGCTACGCAAATACTGCACATTTTGCAAAAATTTTTAAGATAAATTTTGGCTTTTTGCCAAGCAAACTCTTAAAGACAAAAAGCTACTTTTAAACTGCTATAAATGCCAAATTTCTTATAATCGCCAAAATTTAAAAGAGAGAAATTTGCAAGTTTATATCCATGTGCCATTTTGCGAAAGCAAATGTCCTTATTGTGCTTTTGGCTCAAGTGACGACGAATTTAACAAGGTTAGCGCCTATTTTAAGGCACTTTGCCTTGATCTAAATTTTCAGCTAAAAAGCCAAAATGTAAAAGAAATTTCTACTATCTTTTTTGGTGGCGGCACACCAAGCGCGGTAAATGCTAAGCTTTATGATGAAATTTTTAGCATTTTAGCTCCTCTTTGCACTCCAACAACTGAGATCACACTTGAAGCAAATCCAAATTCTGCAAATTTAGCCTGGCTAAAGCATGTTAAAAATTTAGGTGCAAATCGCATAAGCTTTGGTGCTCAAAGTTTTTTTGAAGATAAGCTAAAATTTCTTGGGCGCATTCACAGCAGAGAGCAAATTTTTAAAGCAGTTGAAAATGCCGGGGCAGCTGGCTTTAGCAATATAAATTTAGACCTCATCTACGACACCAAATTTGACACTAAAAAGCGCCTTTTGGCTGAAACTGAAAATTTAAAAAGTCTTGCTATCACGCATCTAAGCGCCTATTCGCTCACTCTTGAAGAAAACACTCCATTTGCTGGCAAAAAAAGCTATAAAAAGGATAGCGACAGCCTGGCTAAATTTATGATAGAACAAATTGGGCTTGCTGGATTTGGGCAGTATGAAATTTCAAATTACGGTCAAATTTGCAAGCACAATCTTGGCTACTGGCAAGGCAAAAACTACATTGGTGTGGGGGCTTTTAGCGTGGGCTTTGTGAATGGCACCAGATACTACGCCAAAAATAGCATAGATGCCTACATCTCGCAACCAACTTACAGAGAAAAAGAAATTTTAAACGAGAGTGAGCTAGTAAGAGAGCATATATTTTTAGGGCTTAGAAGCATAGTTGGCGTGGAGGCTGGACGCTTAAGTGAGGCTCAGAAAAAAAGAGCAAATCTGCTTGTAGAAAATAAAAAACTTGATATTAAAAACGGTAAATTTTATAATCCAAATTTCTTATTAAGCGACGAAATTGCACTCTTTATCGAAGGATGAATTTATAAAATTTTGAGCAAAGTCAAGATAAAATACAAAGCTTAAATAAAATTTAATAGAGGCAAAAATGTTTGGAATGAGTTTTTCTGAAGTCTTAGTCATCGCCGTCATTGCAGTACTAATTTTAGGACCGGACAAGCTACCAAGTGCAATGGTTCAGATCGCGAAATTTCTAAAGACGTTTAAAAAAGGTATAAATGATGCAAAATCAACCTTTGATCAAGAGATGAAGATAGCTGAGCTTAAAGAAGATGCTCAAAAATACAAAGAAAGCATAACCAAAAGCACACAAAACGTACGCAAAAAACTAACTTTTGAAGAGCTTGACGAGATTAAAAAAAGCGCTACCGACATTACAAATGACATACAAAATGTTGTAAATGACACCAAAAAAACGGTAGAAAATATAAAAAATCCAACAAATTTAGTTAAAGATGCGATCTTAAACGATAAAAAAGAGGCGTAATGTTTGAAGAGCTAAGACCCCATTTAATCGAACTTAGAAAGAGACTTTTTATAAGCATAGTAAGCGTTTTTGTCTGCTTTGGCATCTGCTTTACGTTTTGGAACCCACTGCTTGCATGGATGAGCGAACCGCTAAAACAGGTCTTGCCAGCTGGCTCAAATATCATATTTACTCAGATTCAAGAGCCATTTTTTACAGCGATGAAGGTTGCATTTTTTGCTGGTGTCGTGATCGCGCTACCTATCATTTTTTGGCAGTTTTGGCTATTTGTCGCCCCTGGACTTTATGACAATGAAAAAAAATATGTGATCCCATTTGTCATCTCAGCTTCATTTATGTTTGCGTGCGGAGCGGCATTTTGTTACTACGTGGTGATTCCACTTGGCTTTGCATTTTTGGTAAATTTTGGTGGCCAGCTCTTTACGGCGCTACCAAGCATTGGTGAGTATGTTGGCTTTTTTGCAAAACTACTTATTGGCTTTGGAATTTCATTTGAGCTACCAGTCATTACATTTTTCTTAGCAAAGATCGGGCTTGTCGATGACAAGATGCTAAAAGATTACTTCAGATACGCTGTTGTTATCATCTTTATCTTTGCAGCTATCGTTACACCACCTGATGTGATAAGTCAAGTCTTAATGGCACTACCACTCATCGGACTTTATGGAATTTCAATAATCGTCGCTAAAAAAGCTAACAAGAGCGATGACGATGAAGAAGAAAAAGAAAATAACAAAGAGCAAAATGACACCAGTGACGATGATGAGTGACATAAACGATATTTCAAGTTACGACTATTTTTTGCCTGAAGAGCTCATTGCA
This window harbors:
- a CDS encoding DNA polymerase III subunit delta'; translated protein: MLNKIVVTSDFENLKTKLEDEFGINNLRFYISDDFLLENAKEVIAEAYIAEKDEKILVIHANSFRTEAQNALLKIIEEPPRNIKFIIVTQSKNLLLPTIRSRMLIENNLTKKQKITLDLNLKSLSLKELTSFIDQKIADEQAQKFGKNELKELVGIIVTKAVDSGYKFSGDEMDYFFSLIKLADLNAKSHAVLTPLLLAIFQKGRR
- a CDS encoding HobA family DNA replication regulator; this translates as MQDFIQWTLKAIRDEGPLMSWMEERRVEWTPLLASRLKFLLEGRAFITISDEERRWFEIYLLKKMNHSKSIRPFLPFFSLRSLYPSLDEIETNEQKQLLKDMLSLAFPNGYLFFYIGKSLDKYANLAKSDEDSYMWLFDEQAQNSFTLSSSDENLDIKLISLCKIFDKSIDAALFAKVIL
- a CDS encoding aspartate kinase, which translates into the protein MLIVQKFGGTSVGTLERIEAVANRVIETKNSGADVVVVVSAMSGVTNQLVEYSEYFSKHPDGVATDMLLSSGEQVTTALLTIALNAKGYACVGMTGAMAGIITDDIHTKARIERIETARLKAELKAGKIVVVAGFQGIDEKGNITTLGRGGSDLSAVALAGALDADLCEIFTDVDGVYTTDPRIEKKAKKLEQISYDEMLELASAGAKVLQNRSVELAKKLNVKLITRSSFNHNEGTLIAKEDDNMEAVLVSGIALDKNQARVTLRGVVDKPGIAAEIFTALAHENINVDMIIQNVGHDGTTNLGFTVPQNELELAKETMQKLSAAKHIEFDDAIVKVSVIGVGMKSHSGVACLAFETLAKEGINIQMISTSEIKISMIVDQKYGELAVRVLHDAYKLDK
- a CDS encoding RNA pyrophosphohydrolase, with amino-acid sequence MQKKYRPNVAAVILSSLYPFKCEILVAKRVDMDDIWQFPQGGIDEGESPKQALKRELKEEIGTDKIDILDEYPQWLSYDFPANATKKFYPFDGQTQKYFLVRLKNGASINLKTEHPEFSEYKFVDFGRSLENINHFKKPIYEKVLSYFKEKGYF
- a CDS encoding PepSY-associated TM helix domain-containing protein, giving the protein MFKIWRKFHLILALIFALPLLIISISGAIISYHDEVIEAFSKDKIDIATNKSALKIDEILKVFSKTWPNFNLSYIKIKGEANRAYVVSGTSENGEFKSFFIDPYTGEVVSENSVEKFIGLALNLHKNLGLALFKNENLSKIASELVAISTLALLVILITGVLIHFWRFRSKFISAFKLNLKAKKFAFLYSLHGFLGLYLGVILLIICISGLYFSYENFAKAINQICGEEKVFKKPNFTSKNGFSLNDGQKVENLKKAYEIFTLKFGNEFDALNFILNKDGVKFMIFYLPKGASESDGVRLAVDTASGEILKNTMPKSFEIYKFMLDLHAGYTFGEAGKVIFFMASCGVGVLLFSGCVIYYKRRKK
- a CDS encoding TonB-dependent receptor domain-containing protein, producing the protein MKSALKISICAAIFINLPLFANEDKVLPEVKVVSATGFEQNIKDAPATLSVITKEALEKKNHKDIESMTKDIPSLFGTTPEAANRRGISIRGFSPRFTKILVNGMPVPGDNAYKGLRSVGGSYSFIPPASAISRIEVIRGPMSSLYGSDALGGVINIITDEFSNEFGANLGSSYKFARNKNISGELYNSLYLHSGLIDDVLSVSVYGKNLNKSEDKISYANREQKDRNFGAKLFLKPNENNDLTLELARSDVKYKRTKGKTLSTGTNSVASERIKGDVINLSHEARLDNILLQSYLSYGKIKEIAQQNLTLKTLNFDTKGSYFTDNNAFTLGLNAKKEKLDEKATTADAANVNRYDYSVYAEDDYRLIKDFILSTGIRYNYDENYGSHVSPRIYGIYNLNDFFALKGGVSTGYATPDIKQRTQDLALPFAGGRGAQLGRSSLKPETSVSYEFGGVYNNNEGFETSLTGFYTSFKDMLSYRPICSRGSVCRHKGKIYPNGIWESINIGKAEIYGVELTNEWQVTNALRLNQSYVYTKSKQKDGPEAGKTLNNYPLHTFKFGANYELNRWLNFWSQINYYGRTKNSFNYANDMRAYVIADLGINYNVTKNFSLNLSVYNLFNEFFTTRSNGYDILIADGQKIELGFNLKF
- a CDS encoding helix-turn-helix domain-containing protein, coding for MINLDKKYGTSKISQKEKQVSVEFFKQSSGISYLKSEILCNGRIKRDRHKSKKYLFLMFNEDKNDLCFKLDRKEYILNKDEFCIGLVNDDFKGVFEYQNKFYKTKTLLFDESYANKLEIFAGLRFDDKFELLKHKKDLAQICVLNELDTTNLYEGAMREIFTESKILELIYKSKIRKESEFSLNSDEEKTLLKAKTILLSRMQNPPSIKELAHLCGTNDFWLKKNFKLFFKDTIYQLLAKERLKLAFTLLEQNDISIKEAASIVGYANTAHFAKIFKINFGFLPSKLLKTKSYF
- the hemW gene encoding radical SAM family heme chaperone HemW produces the protein MQVYIHVPFCESKCPYCAFGSSDDEFNKVSAYFKALCLDLNFQLKSQNVKEISTIFFGGGTPSAVNAKLYDEIFSILAPLCTPTTEITLEANPNSANLAWLKHVKNLGANRISFGAQSFFEDKLKFLGRIHSREQIFKAVENAGAAGFSNINLDLIYDTKFDTKKRLLAETENLKSLAITHLSAYSLTLEENTPFAGKKSYKKDSDSLAKFMIEQIGLAGFGQYEISNYGQICKHNLGYWQGKNYIGVGAFSVGFVNGTRYYAKNSIDAYISQPTYREKEILNESELVREHIFLGLRSIVGVEAGRLSEAQKKRANLLVENKKLDIKNGKFYNPNFLLSDEIALFIEG
- the tatB gene encoding Sec-independent protein translocase protein TatB, which codes for MFGMSFSEVLVIAVIAVLILGPDKLPSAMVQIAKFLKTFKKGINDAKSTFDQEMKIAELKEDAQKYKESITKSTQNVRKKLTFEELDEIKKSATDITNDIQNVVNDTKKTVENIKNPTNLVKDAILNDKKEA
- the tatC gene encoding twin-arginine translocase subunit TatC, translating into MFEELRPHLIELRKRLFISIVSVFVCFGICFTFWNPLLAWMSEPLKQVLPAGSNIIFTQIQEPFFTAMKVAFFAGVVIALPIIFWQFWLFVAPGLYDNEKKYVIPFVISASFMFACGAAFCYYVVIPLGFAFLVNFGGQLFTALPSIGEYVGFFAKLLIGFGISFELPVITFFLAKIGLVDDKMLKDYFRYAVVIIFIFAAIVTPPDVISQVLMALPLIGLYGISIIVAKKANKSDDDEEEKENNKEQNDTSDDDE